Part of the Triticum urartu cultivar G1812 chromosome 2, Tu2.1, whole genome shotgun sequence genome, TTGGACTACGCGCCGCCGGAGCATGGCCGAAGCAAGCTGCACTTTGGCCCCGCCGCCACGCGCGTGCGAGCGCCCGTGCCGTGGCAATGATGCCACGCCCATGCGCCCATCCGGGACCCGGCACGCCATCGATCGCCAGCCAGTCAGCTGCCTACCGACACCGTCCTGTGCAATCCAACAGAAAGGCTAGTCAGCTGCATGTGCGGAACATCACTCGAACGATGCCACTGCCATGCCATCGTCACGGGAAGATTTTGTGTTGGGTTGCAGCTGGAGAGTAGTACTATCGTGCACCAGTACTCTTCTGGCTTTCGGGATGCTGGTTTTCCTTTCTGACAATGGGATGCTGATTTGAGAGGGACAGAAAGAAACGTTAGGTTAATGCCTCTTTGATTTAATAATTGTTCCTTTGGTTAACGACAGTTCCAGAGAATTTGGCAGAACTGAAATCTTTTCGATGCGTGTTTTCCAGATTCGTAGGTCGGAATTTTCCCCGAGGATCCATTTACACTCTATTTCATACTAGAAAGTTATCATCAACTCAAACCTCTTAGAATTTTACGTTTTTCATATTGTTTAATCAAACAAACAAAATAACTCAGAAGTAATTCCAAGAGGGCTATTGTGCTTCTCAAGAAACAAGGCTAGTGTGCAAGACTAATAATCCTGCAACACTTCATTTTTACTTTCTGCTGGCGTTAGCATTAGGTGACACCTAGTTGGCTAGTTAGAGACCTTGCATTCTACTTTCCTAAGTAAGACCTAGATCACTTATGTTCCGTTATCTTCTGATAGTGGAACCCGGCCAGTACAGGTCGTatgaaaaaataaataatttGGCTGGTCTTAAGTGTCAGGAAAGCTTGAGGTGGTTGGATAGGTGGCTAGAAAAATGGAACGACGAACAAACGTGAGCAGCGTGATCGTATTATATAAAGAGACACCGTACATTAATTATTGGCGGGAGAGATTTTTGCTGCAGTGTCAGAGCATGTGTGGATGCTTTGCTTTAAATATATTCTTAGTGGAGGGCAATGGGCCACTAGCTTGATCCTGCACTACAAGTTGCTTTAGGAAGACGATGGCACGACTATTTTTCAGCAAAAAGGCTAAATCGAGCTATTTGTTGCCAAAACTGGTCTGAAAGAATTCAGAACCAGGACACTAGAAACAAGAAATGTTGGAGGCAAAACATGCCAGTGTTTGGTGCTATTTTTAGGCTAGCTGAGAAAAGCGAAATGCTCAGTGGACGGGTAGAAACAGAAATTAGAACTCATCACAATCTATTGCCACATTGCAATGTGCTAATGATCTACTTTATCTTTTTTCCGCTGATGCTGCAGCTGAAAACCTGGGAATACCTTACCTAAGTGCGTACCTCAACTCAATAGGGAGCAACTTCTCGCAGGGGGCCAATTTCGCGACAGCCGGCTCGACAATCAGCCGACAGAACACATCCCTGTTCCTCTCCGGGTTCAGCCCCATCTCCTTGGACGTGCAGTCCTGGGAATTCGAACAGTTCATCAACAGAAGCCAGTTCGTTTACAACAACAAAGGTGGTAACAACTAGACCAAATTTGGCCTATCTTAGTACGAAGTTTTAGTACACAGAACTGAAGATCCATTCTGTTTATCTTACTCCCATGTATGTAGGTGGCATCTACAGGGAGCTCCTGCCAAAGGCCGAGTACTTCTCCCAGGCGCTGTACACCTTCGACATCGGCCAAAACGACATCACCGCGGGCTACTTCGCGAACATGACGAGTGAACAAGTCGTAGCGTTCATTCCTGAGCTCATGGAGAGGCTCACCTCAATAATCCAGGTACGTCTTATGAAGATCACCATCACATGACCAAGCTAGTAGGCTGGCTCGACAACTGACTGACTGAAGAATTGATCTGCAGAGCGTGCATGTGCTCGGTGGAAGGAACTTCTGGATCCACAGCACGGGGCCTATCGGCTGCCTGCCTTACGCCCTCATTCGCCGGCCCGACATCGCCGCGGTCAAGGACAATGTTGGCTGCTCTGTCACCTACAACAAGGTCGCACAACTCTTCAACCAGAGGCTCAAGGAAACAGTGGCTCATCTTCGGAAAACCTACCCTGACGCCGCGTTCACCTACGTCGATGTCTACGCCGCCAAGTACAAGCTGATCAGCCAAGCCAGCAAGCTAGGTAATGCGCCATGGCCCATGGCTGGATGAACAATGCATACGTGTAGCTGCTGCTTGCGTACGTAGTGTCCTGGAGAAATCTGAGGCTGGGCGTTCTGGTCTGCAGGCTTCGACGACCCTCTGCTCACCTGCTGCGGGCACGACGCTGGCCCGTACAACTTCGACCCGAAGGTTGGTTGTGGCGGGAAGGTGCTGGTGAAGGGGAAGTGGGTGGTGCTGGGAAAATCCTGCGACGACCCGGCCAGGAGAGTGAGCTGGGACGGCGTCCACTTCACCGAGGCGGCGAACAAGTTCGTCTTTGATCAGATCGTCGGCGGCGGGCTCTCAGACCCGCCCATGCCCCTGAGGCAGGCTTGCCGGAGCAAAGGGCAGTGAACTGCAGGCGGGTCGTTGGTCAGGTGGGCCGtgccgctgctgctgctactTTCTCTGTAAGAGCATCTCCGACAGAAGATGCAAATTTGGAGATGTAAAAATTTACATCTTCGAAAAGTGTCTTTTGCATCTCCAAAGGTGTCAACTCTACCAAAAGATGTATATTGGAGATGTAAAAAAGCAACTCCAATAGAAGTTGCAAATGAAGATGTAAAACTATACTTCAATTACTTTCATTTGAAACCTATACTTCAAACATAGCAAATTCAACTATTATTTCATTTCAAACATAATTAAACATAATTCTAATTAATAAAAAGCACAGCAAACTCAACCACTACTAGTTCGAACTACTACTACTTGAACTACACCGAAGATAAAACTACTCGTCATCGGAGCTCTTGAACTGCTCCCAGAACTCATCCTTGTACGGGTCGTCACAaccctcgtcctcctcctccgagGACTCGATGGGGATCACCGTCAAGGGGGCGGTCTcgtcctcctccttccccttgaCGACGTGCTTCGAGAAGAACTCTTGCTCGGCCTGCACACACCCCGGATGCTCACGCGCGAACCTCGCCATCGCCGCCTCGTCGCTGTCGTCGGGACTGACGACATGGCGGGCctcttcgtcatcgtcgtcgtcttctttgtTGTGATCTCCTCCATGCGAATGCCCCTCGGCACGAGCAACTCCGCATCCGACTTGGTCTCGATCTCCGGGAAGTTGAGGTCCTTCTTCGGTCTCCCGGCACGCCACACCGCCACGTCATAGGCACGCGCGGCCTCGTGGACGGTGGGGTAGGTGCCTAGCCAAAAGCGGCGGCCGGCGTCGCTGAACTCCACCCCGAAGTTGCCGGAGGGCTTCGGCCTCACGTAGAAGAACCCTCGTTTTGCCCCTCGAGGTCTTCCTCGACGGCATGGCGACGatggggcggggcggggcggggcagGGCGGTGCGGTGCAGCGACGGTGTGGGGCGCTGCGGAGACGACGGGATAGAGGCGGTGTCGGAGCGGAGGCGGTGGGATCGAGGTAGTGCGCGACGGAGCTGGTGCAGAGGCGATATGGTcggggcggaggcggcggtgtCGAGCTGGAGGGGAAGGGGTCGGGGTGGAGCTTGGGCGGAGCGGGGCAGCCCGGCGGGGTCAGGGCGGAGTGGAGCGGCGGCGGGCCGATTCGGGCCGTACGATGGCGGGTGGCGGCCGAAACTAGGTGGAATCGGAGGCGGAcagggaggcggaggtggatccgcggcggggcagcggcggcgcgcTGATTTGGGCGGCGGCCGAGCGGTGGGGCGGCGGTGGGTGGCGGGAGGATGAAGATGGGGGAGGAGAACTGAAATGACAGGCGGTTGGCATGCGGCTGCTCTTTTTACATCTCCTGTAGTTGGAGATGCAAATTTGCATCGCGAGGTGTTGTAGCGTCGCGGAGATGTAATTTGTTTTGCATCTACACCGTCTGTTGGAGAGGTGTTTTTGGTCCTCGGAGATGCAAAAGTTAGGTATTTTTCATCTACATCTTAATTTGGAGATCTAAAACAGGAGATGTAAAATTTTACATCTTTAAAAAGTGCATTTTACGTCTTGGAAACTGAGGCAACTCCAACAGATGATGTATATTGGAGATATAAAAGAGCAACTCCAATAGATGATGCAAAGTAGGGAGGTAAAAACTAGAAACTTGAACCACTACTTTATTAATACATAGTTCAACCATAATTCATGCATAGTTTAAACATAATTAAATGACTAATATAACTAATCCAAAGTACTCATCGTCCTAGGGCATCCCGTAGTCGTCCTTATCGGAGCCCCCCTTGAACCCCTTGTCGTCCTCCTCCGACGACTCGACGCGGATCACCGTCGAGGGGTCGGCCTCGTCCTCCTTCTTcacctcctccttcttcttctgctCGGCGTCGCACTTCCAAAAGAACTCCTGGTCGGCCTGGACATACTCCGGATGCTCCCGCGCGAACCTCGCCATCGCCGCCTCGTCACTATCGCCAAGACCAACGATAATGGCTGGCCTcttctttgtcttcttcttcggTATCTTCTCCATCTGAATGCCCTCTGGCACGAGAAACTCCGCATCTGCCCAAGTCTCGATCTCTGGGAAGTTCGGGTCCGTCTTCGGCCTCCCAGCACGCCACACTGCCATGTCGTAGGCACGAGCGGCCTTGTCAGCCATGGGGTACGTGTCGATCCATAAGCGACGGTCGATGTTGGTGAATTCGACGCCAAAGTGGGCGGACGGATTCACCCGCACGCCGAAGAACCCCGTCTTGCTCTTTGGGAGCTTCTTCGACAgcatggcggcggcgggtggtggTGGACGAACTAGGCGATGGCGAACGAAATACGGCTGATTTGCAGGCCTACGGGCGGGGTGGTGCTTGGCGGTCGAGTGCTGGCTGCAGCGACGGCGAACATGGTGGCGGCGAGAACCGGGAGGCAGTGGTGGAACGGCAAATACGGCCGATTCGCGAGGATGCGGGCGGGGCGACTGTGCAGTGGTGGCTATGCGGGTGCTTGGCGGTCGGGTGCTGGCTGTGGCGATGGCAGACACGACAGCGACGACGAATCGGGCGGTGACCGCAGGGCGGCGGAAAAACGGCTGATTCGTGGCTTCTGGCGGAGGGCGAAACGCGGCGGAACTGGCGGTGGGGGTGGTGGAGTGGGCGGATCTGGCGTCGTGCGGCGGGCGGGCGGGCGCGGCGGTAATGCGGCGGGAAgacgagaggaagaagatgaggtTGGGGAAAGAAAGTAAAACAGCGGTTGGCGATTGACGCGCGACCAACCATTTTGCATTTCCTGTGGATGGAGGTGTATATTTGCATCTTGAGTGTTGTATTTTACATCTCCTTCAGGGATGTAATATTTTTTACATCTACATCATCTGTTAAAAATGGATTTTAAAGCCTTAAAAATGTAAAAGTTAGTTATTTTTACATCTACATCATTTATTGGACAGTACCAGCTTCATTTTGCGATTGAGGAAAAGCGGGAACATGGATGCATCACAGGGAAGGGCAACGCAATGCACGTGTCTTGTCCTGAGAGGCTGAGACAGTCTATAAGTGTTTGGTAGATATTATTACCGGTAAGGCATGTGACATATTTGCACTTGGCAGTCTTGTATACGTGGTTTTGTTTTTTCTTGTGGTTTGAACCTTTGAGGTGAGTACGGCGTTCGTTCATGATGGACGAGTGAACGGTGGGAGTTCGCTTCAATGGCTATGCGAGTATGTAAAAGTTCTCAAAGAAGAAACACAACGCAATAGGTAATTCCTGGACTCTTGTTCAGTTTGCATTCTGCAGCCATGGGCTTCTCTCTGCAAACTTTCGGCCTTAACCTCAACTTTTTTTAACAACAGAAGGCGTACGAGGCATCAAACCTTTTCATTTCAGCTCAGTAACAACGCACAACATGAATTACAAAGCCCTGAAATTAGAAATTAGAGAGAAGACAAACTACAGGGCAAGTCATATTCCGATGAGCTGAAGCGAAACAACATATGTCAGGTTCTACCACTGATCTTAGAACCTGGTGAGCTACATTGTGAGCAACACCATTGATCTCCCTGGAGATGTGAAACACCTGGGACTGAAGATCTGAGAAGTAGCAAAAGAAATCAGCCAGAACTTTTCTAGTCCATGGAGTAGTAGATTCCTTAATCTTTCAGCTAGCCACCCATGACTCCAAAGATAGATTTTCAATAAGGAAAGTGGGCTGAGAAATACATAGCCTTTTGGCCACTTGAGCTGCTAAAAGAAGGGCCAAAGCTTTAGCTTGCAAAGGAGAACTTGTGATATTAGCAGAGGCTTGAATCTGTACATTAACCTTCATCTGATCCTGCGGCA contains:
- the LOC125536491 gene encoding GDSL esterase/lipase ACHE-like, which codes for MTSGASGRTATAGTAALLPLLFLLLQVSAGAGAGADCHFPAVFNFGDSNSDTGGLSAAFGAAPPPNGRTFFGMPAGRYCDGRLVIDFIAENLGIPYLSAYLNSIGSNFSQGANFATAGSTISRQNTSLFLSGFSPISLDVQSWEFEQFINRSQFVYNNKGGIYRELLPKAEYFSQALYTFDIGQNDITAGYFANMTSEQVVAFIPELMERLTSIIQSVHVLGGRNFWIHSTGPIGCLPYALIRRPDIAAVKDNVGCSVTYNKVAQLFNQRLKETVAHLRKTYPDAAFTYVDVYAAKYKLISQASKLGFDDPLLTCCGHDAGPYNFDPKVGCGGKVLVKGKWVVLGKSCDDPARRVSWDGVHFTEAANKFVFDQIVGGGLSDPPMPLRQACRSKGQ